A genomic segment from Leptospira ryugenii encodes:
- a CDS encoding STAS domain-containing protein — protein sequence MEVQIKNDIRIVKFSGAILKVDSDEIEKELSKLTQGSVKKIILDLTKVHHICSTALGIFVATKRKLKPMNGDIKVIVVDEDLIQLFEITMLDKVFELFPDMASALEAFQLDAEDR from the coding sequence ATGGAAGTTCAGATCAAAAATGATATTCGGATCGTGAAGTTTTCTGGAGCTATTCTCAAAGTAGATTCCGATGAGATAGAAAAAGAGCTTTCCAAACTGACACAAGGATCCGTAAAAAAAATCATTTTGGACTTAACCAAGGTCCATCACATTTGTTCTACTGCTTTAGGTATCTTTGTTGCCACCAAACGTAAGTTAAAACCGATGAATGGAGATATCAAAGTCATCGTTGTAGATGAGGATCTCATACAATTGTTCGAGATCACCATGTTAGACAAGGTCTTTGAACTATTTCCAGACATGGCATCCGCTTTGGAAGCCTTTCAATTAGATGCAGAAGATAGATAA
- a CDS encoding ComF family protein translates to MEHLLLQRNKFELHEVLCRYFALDTLGKLRRLRQRPDRIVFLPSQDTKIGRFYHPASQLASRLARKWNIPLQSPLRKVSDEKQSGKSFYERFLHAKKAFRFRKKDSSWKGLHILIVDDIFTTGASLNEVARLFRLSGARRVTCLVILNNEGD, encoded by the coding sequence ATGGAGCACCTTTTACTTCAAAGAAATAAGTTCGAACTGCATGAAGTTTTATGTCGCTACTTTGCTCTTGATACCTTAGGAAAGCTTCGTCGCTTGCGGCAGAGGCCTGATCGGATCGTTTTTTTGCCATCTCAGGACACAAAAATAGGACGGTTTTACCATCCTGCCTCACAACTTGCAAGTCGCTTGGCTCGCAAATGGAACATCCCTCTCCAATCTCCTTTGAGAAAGGTCTCAGATGAGAAACAATCAGGTAAGTCCTTCTATGAGCGATTTTTGCATGCAAAAAAGGCATTTCGGTTCAGAAAAAAAGATAGCAGTTGGAAGGGACTTCATATCTTGATTGTAGATGATATATTCACTACGGGTGCCTCTTTAAATGAGGTGGCCAGATTGTTTCGGCTATCTGGAGCAAGGCGCGTTACCTGCTTGGTGATACTAAATAATGAAGGTGATTGA
- the ompL47 gene encoding multi-beta-barrel domain surface protein OmpL47: MQAHKYTLAIVTLFLAGQLSAQTTEPKANTSTKDAAVKKTESTSEQVKTGADTAETKVKEILGEKKEATPAAPSSVGVANKEILFITSQTSFTLEAKDDSSAVDFIEWKPKNGEFRRFTQPIRISEEGMTEIHYRSVDKAGNAETPKVLVIYVDNTAPRVSLVPSEQFFFLDGVPFTSKNNSYAIIAEDKQTGVQSIQYSINSEAGKTYAEPIKLEKGGANVIKYSATDKSGNTSPESSLIISVDDVKPTVEIVPSLPLVDISGKSYAKKGNVFYVNAADKESGVKKVLVKLDAETEFRPYTEAIKVETQGEHILRAIAIDNVGNQSEIVELKFNVDLTPPSSIIQKADGAKVVEPAKSEPAKTETKP, translated from the coding sequence ATGCAGGCGCACAAATATACCTTGGCCATTGTAACTTTATTCTTAGCTGGCCAACTATCTGCACAGACTACGGAGCCAAAAGCAAATACTTCGACTAAAGATGCAGCAGTTAAAAAAACAGAATCCACTTCTGAGCAAGTGAAAACAGGAGCGGATACCGCAGAGACAAAAGTCAAAGAAATTCTTGGCGAGAAAAAAGAAGCTACGCCAGCGGCACCTTCCTCAGTTGGTGTTGCGAACAAAGAAATTTTATTCATCACTAGCCAAACTTCTTTTACTCTCGAAGCAAAGGATGATTCCTCAGCGGTAGACTTCATTGAATGGAAACCAAAGAACGGAGAATTCCGTCGTTTCACTCAACCGATCCGAATTTCGGAAGAAGGGATGACAGAGATCCACTATCGATCTGTTGACAAAGCCGGGAATGCAGAAACTCCAAAAGTTTTAGTGATCTACGTTGATAACACTGCTCCAAGAGTATCTTTAGTTCCTTCAGAACAATTTTTCTTTCTCGATGGAGTTCCTTTTACATCAAAAAACAACTCTTACGCGATCATCGCAGAAGACAAACAAACTGGTGTTCAAAGTATTCAATACAGCATTAACTCAGAAGCAGGAAAAACATACGCAGAGCCAATCAAACTTGAAAAAGGTGGCGCAAACGTAATCAAGTATTCGGCAACTGACAAATCAGGAAATACTTCACCTGAGTCTTCTCTTATCATTTCTGTAGACGATGTAAAACCTACAGTTGAGATCGTGCCTTCACTTCCACTCGTGGATATTAGCGGCAAGTCTTATGCAAAGAAAGGCAATGTATTTTATGTGAATGCAGCCGACAAAGAATCTGGCGTTAAGAAAGTTCTTGTGAAGTTGGACGCAGAAACAGAATTCAGACCTTACACCGAGGCGATTAAAGTGGAAACCCAAGGTGAGCATATCCTTAGGGCAATAGCGATCGACAATGTAGGAAACCAATCTGAGATCGTTGAGCTTAAATTCAATGTAGACCTAACTCCTCCTTCTTCCATCATCCAAAAAGCTGATGGAGCAAAAGTAGTTGAGCCTGCCAAATCTGAGCCTGCAAAAACCGAAACAAAACCGTAA
- a CDS encoding flagellar assembly protein FlaA, translated as MADLSLSRNITAPIPESRQSLVIRIPKAANYPFAFYFPEPLVLRGFVREIKVPLYSSQSLGNITMIVEDQYFETKQIMVSSLNFRGWKVCSISFAQVMEQNDRIFQRSANMRILGFYYLPNEENAKNQEVLIAIDDISAVVRDKYRPLRDKGILLEE; from the coding sequence ATGGCGGACCTCTCCCTTTCGAGGAATATCACCGCCCCCATCCCTGAGTCTCGGCAATCCCTTGTCATACGGATTCCGAAAGCTGCCAATTATCCCTTTGCCTTTTACTTTCCAGAACCCCTTGTCTTACGTGGCTTTGTGCGTGAGATCAAAGTACCGCTCTACTCTTCGCAATCTTTGGGCAATATCACCATGATTGTGGAAGACCAATACTTCGAGACCAAACAAATCATGGTAAGCTCCCTTAACTTTCGAGGTTGGAAGGTTTGTAGCATCTCCTTTGCACAAGTTATGGAACAGAATGACCGCATCTTCCAACGGTCTGCCAATATGCGAATCCTCGGTTTCTATTATTTGCCAAATGAGGAAAATGCAAAAAACCAAGAGGTGCTCATTGCCATTGATGACATAAGTGCGGTTGTGCGTGACAAATACCGGCCTCTCCGTGATAAGGGAATCCTCTTGGAGGAATGA